In the Propionispora vibrioides genome, TCCAGAAAACCTCGTAGCCAACTCCTTTGGCAATCCCTACCGCTGCAGGCGTTGTGCCCACCAGGGCAATGTCGATGCTCTTCGACGCAAAGGCATTATTGACATCGCGACCGGAATCAAACTTTTTGAAGTTTACCTTCACACCCAGTTCACTTTCATACCAATTCTTCACTTTAGCGACAATTTCATCATTAGGAATATCCTGAAAGCCGATATTCACAACTTCCGGTTTCGCCGCCTCAGTGGCAGCCGTTTTGGTGTCCGGGCTCTTGCCGCAGCCGGTTAACTGCACTGCTAAAGCAAGAATAAGTCCGCTGGCCAGTAACAGCCTCTTTAATTTTTGTTTCATACATAAATCCCCTCTTTTGTTTTATTCTTTACCTTTCCAAGGTATGACCTTGCTCTCAATAGTCCGGATCATTCCATCCAAAATAATACCGGTAATACCCATAATAAAAATGCCGACAAAAATGATATCGCTTCGCAAAAATTTGCTGGCATCAAGCACCATCCAGCCTATACCGGTCACCGCCGCCACCATTTCCGCTGCCACCAGCGTGGTATAGGCAACCCCGATGGTTGTTCTCAGGCCGATGAATATATCCGGCAGGCACGCGGGAAAAACCACATGAAAGAAAATCTGCCTGCTGCTTGCACCAAGTGTATAGGCCCCGTCAATATAGTCTTTCTTTATCTTTTGCACGCCGGCCACGCAGGAAAGATAGACCGGGGCAAAACCAGCCAGGTATAACAGTGCTATTTTAGAGGAGTTCTCAATCCCCATCCATAGCACTAGCAGCGTATAATAGGCCAGCGGTGGCAACGGCCGGTAAAACTCAATCAGAGGATCGACAATGGCCCGCGCTTTGGAGTTATAGCCGCAAATCAGCCCCAGGGGGATCGCGGTAATAACGACTAATAAGAAGGAAGTGATTAAACGTACCAGACTATCACCCAAATGAACGAGCAAACTATTATCTTTATAACCACTCCGGGCAATTTCAAAGAAACTGGCCACCACTTTATAAGGTGAAGGAACAACAATATCGGAAACAAGCTTTAACTCGGTAAGAATATACCACAGCAGTAAAAGCAAAATCACCGTACTCGCTGTCAGCAGCCGTTCTATCGTCACCTGCTTCCTGATAAAATAGGCAATATTCATAGTAACCTCCTTCCCCTACGGCAGCAGAACTCATAGCTTAACATGAGCCAGCGCTTGGGCAAACGCCCCGACAATTCGATCAATCCCCTCTTTCGTCACAATCAGCGGCGGTGCCGTGTATAACACGTTATTGTAATCGGGAACACTGCGCACCATCCTGCCAATAATCACGCCCGCCTGCTTGGCTTCCGCCACAATCCGGGCCAGGTGTGTTTCATGGAGCGGCTTCTTGGATTTCTTATCCTCAACCAGTTCGATACCGGCCAGCAAGCCTTTGCCGCGGACTTCACCCACTACAGGATATTTCTCCAGCTCTTTAAGGCCCTCCAGCAGATACGCTCCCATCTGCGCACTGTTCTCCGCCAGTTTTTCGTCTTCAATAATCCGGATGTTCTCCAGGGCTGCCGCTGAAGCGCCGGCACAGCCGCCGAAGGTGCTGATATCCCTGAAATACCCGGTCGGATCTTCCAGCTCGGTTAAGAACTGATCAAAGATACTCTTGCGGGCAACCGTTGCCGATATGGGCATATAACCGCTGGCCAGTCCCTTAGCCAGGGTGATCATATCCGGCTCAACTGCGTAATGCTGATGCCCGAACATGCGGCCAGTGCGGCCAAAACCGGTAACGACCTCATCCATAATGAGCAGCACTTCGTATTTCCGGCAAATCTCCTGGAGGACCGGATAATACTCGGCAACCGGCGGAATGATCCCGCCACCCGCGGTAACCGGCTCGACAATCACCGCCGC is a window encoding:
- a CDS encoding ABC transporter permease, yielding MNIAYFIRKQVTIERLLTASTVILLLLLWYILTELKLVSDIVVPSPYKVVASFFEIARSGYKDNSLLVHLGDSLVRLITSFLLVVITAIPLGLICGYNSKARAIVDPLIEFYRPLPPLAYYTLLVLWMGIENSSKIALLYLAGFAPVYLSCVAGVQKIKKDYIDGAYTLGASSRQIFFHVVFPACLPDIFIGLRTTIGVAYTTLVAAEMVAAVTGIGWMVLDASKFLRSDIIFVGIFIMGITGIILDGMIRTIESKVIPWKGKE
- a CDS encoding aminotransferase family protein; translated protein: MSAAGSLEVDELVKLHRDHLWLHLTNHRAFESQEPPIMAEGNGFILKDIYGREYVDGLSGGVWAVNVGYGRDSIIQAIAGQLKKLPYYAGSMATPPYILLAQKLASLLPDLPKVYISNSGSEANEKSYKIARQYFSEKYPDKKKYKIIYRNRDYHGTTLGALASSGQQERKVKFGPLPEGFAAIPHALCYRCELGKCYPACNIDCARALETVIQREGEDSVAAVIVEPVTAGGGIIPPVAEYYPVLQEICRKYEVLLIMDEVVTGFGRTGRMFGHQHYAVEPDMITLAKGLASGYMPISATVARKSIFDQFLTELEDPTGYFRDISTFGGCAGASAAALENIRIIEDEKLAENSAQMGAYLLEGLKELEKYPVVGEVRGKGLLAGIELVEDKKSKKPLHETHLARIVAEAKQAGVIIGRMVRSVPDYNNVLYTAPPLIVTKEGIDRIVGAFAQALAHVKL